Proteins found in one Parcubacteria group bacterium genomic segment:
- a CDS encoding nucleotidyltransferase domain-containing protein — translation MEKSTPLTSEQQIKIAKIAKKFHLKLVILFGSFSSGKNRADSDMDIAVLGLNIASFDDQLCLTNEFSQIFQSNVDLTVINSANPLLSFQISKNAVLLFGSQQEFMKFKLYAFHMFNDYAPYFQMEKNLNKKIINAYANR, via the coding sequence CTCCACTGACAAGCGAACAACAAATAAAAATTGCCAAAATTGCCAAAAAATTCCATTTAAAATTGGTTATTCTTTTTGGTTCTTTTTCCAGTGGAAAAAATCGAGCAGACAGTGATATGGATATTGCTGTCTTGGGATTAAACATAGCTTCTTTTGATGACCAACTTTGTTTGACAAATGAATTCTCGCAGATTTTTCAAAGTAACGTTGACTTAACTGTGATCAATAGTGCCAATCCACTCCTTAGCTTTCAAATAAGCAAAAATGCAGTGCTACTTTTCGGAAGCCAGCAGGAATTTATGAAATTCAAATTATATGCGTTTCATATGTTTAATGACTACGCGCCGTATTTTCAGATGGAAAAAAACTTGAATAAAAAAATAATAAACGCATATGCCAATCGATAA